One Arvicanthis niloticus isolate mArvNil1 chromosome 3, mArvNil1.pat.X, whole genome shotgun sequence DNA segment encodes these proteins:
- the LOC117705017 gene encoding protein SPMIP1, translating to MRELFNPSNQAFWGERIKKEVVARTTWNAHYGHKYLKQGSKTRNQSWQAPIGSDLKAGPVPSAGSPVRKEAQTGWSETSGVQGSRVRQARRGLQHTAAQGRPEDLEMKPPTPATLKLLFQGISHDGQGRTLYLKERHQLIPEKKYKYPMVSSWEYGWHVGDVMKDYRTPAHAKTHPITKSFYIKNGIFPNPRRSDDIM from the exons ATGAGGGAACTGTTCAACCCCTCAAACCAGGCCTTCTGGGGGGAGCGAATAAAGAAGGAGGTGGTTGCTCGGACCACCTGGAATGCTCACTACGGACACAAGTACCTGAAACAAGGGTCCAAGACCAGGAATCAGTCCTGGCAGGCCCCCATTGGGTCAGACTTGAAAGCAGGCCCAGTGCCTTCTGCAGGCTCTCCTGTCAGAAAAGAGGCACAAACAGGATGGTCAGAGACCAGTGGGGTCCAGGGAAGCAGAGTGaggcaggccagaagaggtcttCAGCACACAGCAGCTCAGGGCAGGCCAGAGGACTTAGAAATGAAGCCTCCCACCCCAGCCACTCTGAAGCTGCTCTTCCAAGGCATCTCCCATGACGGCCAGGGTCGGACCCTGTACCTCAAGGAGCGGCATCAACTGATACCAGAGAAGAAGTACAAGTACCCGATGGTGTCTTCCTGGGAATATGGCTGGCATGTGG GGGATGTCATGAAGGACTACAGGACACCAGCTCATGCCAAAACTCATCCTATCACAAAGTCATTTTACATCAAAAATGGCATTTTCCCTAATCCACGGCGATCAGATGACATCATGTGA